The following is a genomic window from Bubalus bubalis isolate 160015118507 breed Murrah chromosome 19, NDDB_SH_1, whole genome shotgun sequence.
tacagtcaccatctgcagtgattttgcagcccaagaaaataaactgtgtcactgttcccccatctatttgccacgggaagtgatgggactggatgccatgatctttgttttctgtatgctgagttttaagccagctttttcactctcctctttcaccttcatcaagaggctcttcagttcctcttccctttctgccattagggtgatgtcatctgcatatttgaggttattgatatttctcctggtaatcttgattccagcttgtgcttcattcagcccagcatttcatgtgatgtactctacatagaagctaaataagtagggtgacaatgtacagccttgacatactccctttcaattttgaatcagtccattttcccatgtctggttctaactgttgcttcttggcctgcatacaggtttctcagaaggcaggtaaggtggtctgacatttccatctctttaagaatattccacaattTGTTTTGATCTGCACAAACTCTTTAgcatactcaatgaagcagaagtagatgattttctggaattttcttgatttttctatgatccaacagatgttggcaatttgatctctgactcctgtgccttttctaaatccagtttgtatatctggaagttctcagttcatgtactattgaagcctaagttggaaggattttgagcattaccttgctagcatgtgaaatgagcgcaattatgtagtagtttgagcattctttggcattgctcttctttagaattgggcttccctggtggctcaggtggtaaagaacctgaccgcagtgcaggagaccaaggttcagtccctgggccaggaatatcccctggagaagagaatggcaacctactcaggtagtcttgcctagagaattccatggacagaggagcctggcagcctgaagtccacaaggtcacaaaaagttagatacaactaagtgactaacactttcacttttttgtttcttctttgggattggaatgaaaactgaccttttccagtcctgtggccactgctgagttttccaaatttgctggcatattgaatgcaacactttaacagcattatcttttaggatttgaaaaagctcagctggaattccatcaccgtcGCTAACTTTGTTGGTAGTAATACTTCctggtccacttgacttcacactccaggatgtctggcactatgtgagtgaccacaccatcgtggttatctggatcattgagatcttttttgtacaattcttctgtgtattcttgtcacttcttcttaatctcttctgcttctgttaagtccttactgtttctgtcctttattgtgtccatctttgcatgaaatgttccctaggtatctctaattttcttgaacagacctctagtctttcctattctattgttttcctctatttctttgcattgttcacttaagactttcttatgtctccttgctattctatgatcccttgctgctactgctaagtcacttcagtcgtgtccgattctgtgcgaccacatagatggcagcccaccaggctcccctgtccctgggattctccaggcaagaacactggagtgggttgccatttccttctccaatgcatgaaagtgaaatgtgaaagtgaagtcgctcagttgtgtctgaccctcagcgaccccatggactgcagccttccaggctcctctgtctatgggattttccaggcaagagtactggagtggggtgccattgccttctccgttgatcCCTTGAGAGCTCCTTAAACTATATAATCCTAGAATTTGTGTGACAGACTGTTacataaagaagtaaaaatatttttatagtttatctagtctgtgtatttctttgatgtttatttgttttcttacttgTAATTTTCAATGAAGGTAAACAAAAATACCGTgttctatatttatttaaaattttaaatcctcaTCCAAACTTATTGGTTAAAACTATGagcttatgttttattatttcaaaagtatGTTTATTATTCATCACCAAAGAGCAAATCTTGTTCAAgacattttaacttaaaaattaagaagCCCCTATTAcaaaaagtacattttttaaaaatccaaaaaattTTTTCTCAATAATATAGCATCTTGGAACATGCTTGTAGCCAGACCTAATTCAAAGATCCCTACCTTTTGTTAATAACagatttattggaatataatctGCATACCACACAATTCATCCTTTTAAATTCTATAGTTCAGTGGTTCTCAGTATCttcacagaattgtgcaaccGCCACTATTAGTTTTAGAGCATTCTCATCATCCCCCAAAGAAACTTTGGACCCATTTAACAGTCATTCCCCATGCCCTTCCAGTCATCCCAGCCCTGGGCGATCACTAATCCACTCTCCATTTCTATATATTTGCTCATTCTAGACATTTCCTATAAAGAGAACTGCACAGTATGTGATCTTTTGTAACTGGCTCCTTCAGATAGCATAAAGTCTTCAAAGTTTACCCatgctgtagcatgtatcagcacTTGCTTTTTGTTGCCTAATATTTCATGATGTACttatactacattttatttatccatatcAGTTGATGTATTTGGGTTGTTCCTACTTCCCCCCCCCccattattatgaataatggtgCTATGTATATTCACTTACAGGTTTTTgtgtaaaatatgttttcatttattttgggtaTATACGTAgacatggaattgctgggtcatatggtaacttaaTGTTAAAACCTCTGTCAAATGGTTTTCCAAAGTGGTGCACTACTTTATCTTATAGCAGCTACTACTCGggttccagtttttccacatgATAATACTTGttaatataggttttttttttattatagccattccaggggtgtgaagtgatatctcattacgGTTTTGATTTGCTCTTTCCtgatgatattgaacatcttttcatttgcttattggctgtccttttatcttctttggaaagtATATACCTatactttgcctatttttttcaaTCAGGTCATGTAGCTTATTATTTGGCATAAACGTTAGCAACCAAGGCCATGGTCCTGTTAAacatctccctccccagccctcacaTTCCATCCCAACCCTGCTATAAAAACATAATAGAAcacaacaaaataccacagtTCAATCTGAGATGGGAACAAAAAGTAGCTCCAACAAAAACAAGACGGAAACACAAGACACAACATCTTTGAACAGTTATACAGAAACTGCCATGGTCCACAGGGCAAGGGGTCAAAAGGAGACCTCAGACCTAGGCCATTCAGAGGTTCAGGACAGCTGTCCCTTCTGGCTACATCTTCTGGGCTCTGCTGCAGGAACAGGAAGAGGAGGCTGCTGAGGGGCTGGGCAGGACCcctcctcccattctgaagttcAGGTCACTGACTGGAGTGCTTTTGTTGGGGGAGATGTCGCAGGCTCCTTCCAGAGAGAGCGACACAGGGAGACATCAGGGGCCCCAACAGctgccccgccccagccccaTGCCCACGGTGAGAAAGTTAGCTGAGCCCCTCCCCAGAAAGAGTTCATGGCCTTCAGGAGCCAGCACACTTGTATTCACATGGCATAAAGCCTCAAGTTGACCGTGGTCACCAGAAAGCTGACTGCGAGGACCCATCTTACAAGCGGTGCCTGGGAGATGCCCCTGGGCTGGGGCTTCCTCCTGGTCCGCCGTGGTGGGAGTGGAGTCTTGAGCCTTGCTGCCTGTTCGCCTGCGAAGCTCTGGTGTCTGCATATGGTCCTAGTCCTTGGCGTTGTGGGGTCAGCAGCCCTTGCAACCCCTTAAACAGCTGCATGTTGTGTAGGAAGGCGGTCTTGGCCTCGTGCAGGACCCACTGCCCCACCTCGGGGGTCCCCTAGAGAGTGTTCATGCGGGAGCCGTACAACTAGCTGCTTGAACTCGGTGGCGCTGGTGATGTTGGGGAAAGTGAAGAAGGCCAGGCCCTCCAGAGCTGGGCAGGCCCAGGGCCTTCTGAGCGATCTTTTTGAGGACGTGGCACTCTGGACGGGTCGCCCAGGTAGCGGGTGTAGGCGTGGGCCACCAGCAGCTTGAGCTCTTGGAGTCTTGGCACTGAGTGAGAGGTGGCCTGCGCATAAGGGATGCCCTCTTGCCCGCGGGCCCGTACTTGAAGGCCACGTCCTGTTCCAGGGCGGCCCTGCGGTGCAGCTTTCCGGGGAGCTGAGGCGGGGCGTAGGCCAGGTTTTCC
Proteins encoded in this region:
- the LOC102408846 gene encoding LOW QUALITY PROTEIN: heme oxygenase 1 (The sequence of the model RefSeq protein was modified relative to this genomic sequence to represent the inferred CDS: inserted 3 bases in 2 codons; deleted 5 bases in 5 codons; substituted 2 bases at 2 genomic stop codons), with the translated sequence MKEATTELHTQEENAELLKSCQKGEVTPEGYKLVIASLHHVSLALEEEMEHNQENLAYAPPQLPGKLHRRAALEQDVAFKYGPAXQEGIPYAQATSHSVPRLQELKLLVAHAYTRYLGDPSECHVLKKIAQKALGLPSSGXGLAFFTFPNITSATEFKQLLYGSRMNTLXGTPEVGQWVLHEAKTAFLHNMQLFKGLQGLLTHNAKDXDHMQTPELRRRTGSKAQDSTPTTATRRKPQPRGISQAPLVRWVLAVSFLVTTVNLRLYAM